One genomic region from Aliarcobacter cryaerophilus ATCC 43158 encodes:
- the trxA gene encoding thioredoxin, whose amino-acid sequence MGKYIELNQNNMEETIKEGVVLVDFWAPWCGPCRMLAPAIDQLAQEFEGKAKICKVNTEEEADLTAKYEIRSIPTILYFKDGKIVDQTIGATTKAKIEEKLNSLI is encoded by the coding sequence ATGGGAAAATATATAGAACTAAATCAAAACAATATGGAAGAAACTATTAAAGAAGGTGTTGTACTAGTAGATTTCTGGGCTCCTTGGTGTGGACCTTGTAGAATGCTTGCACCTGCAATTGATCAATTAGCACAAGAGTTTGAAGGTAAAGCAAAAATTTGTAAAGTAAATACAGAAGAGGAAGCAGATTTAACTGCTAAATATGAAATAAGATCTATTCCTACTATTCTATATTTTAAAGATGGTAAGATTGTAGATCAAACAATTGGTGCTACTACAAAAGCTAAAATTGAAGAAAAATTAAATAGCTTAATATAA
- a CDS encoding glutathione peroxidase yields the protein MNIYDIEVKDIDGKLFTMKKYENRVILIVNVASKCGFTNQYEGLEELNEKYFNKGLSVLGFPCNQFLSQEPGTEENIKEFCSLTYGVKFDMFSKIDVNGENTHPLYKYLKENSKGVLGTEAIKWNFTKFLVDKNGNVVKRYAPSTKPSEIEKDILDLL from the coding sequence ATGAATATATATGATATTGAAGTAAAAGATATTGATGGTAAATTATTTACTATGAAAAAGTATGAGAATAGAGTAATACTTATTGTAAATGTTGCTAGTAAATGTGGTTTTACAAACCAATACGAGGGTTTAGAAGAGTTAAATGAAAAATACTTTAACAAAGGATTATCAGTTTTAGGATTTCCTTGTAATCAGTTTTTATCACAAGAACCAGGAACTGAAGAGAATATAAAAGAGTTTTGCTCTTTAACTTATGGTGTAAAATTTGATATGTTTAGTAAAATAGATGTAAATGGAGAGAATACTCATCCTTTATATAAATATTTAAAGGAAAACTCAAAAGGAGTTTTAGGAACAGAAGCTATAAAATGGAACTTTACAAAATTTTTAGTTGATAAAAATGGTAATGTTGTAAAAAGATATGCTCCTAGTACAAAACCAAGTGAGATTGAAAAAGATATTTTAGATTTACTATAA
- a CDS encoding NAD-dependent epimerase/dehydratase family protein: MMACNKKIFVAGATGVIGRSLCKMLVKNGWTVYGTTRSENKIEILKQIGVEPVIVDVYDEKKLEEVLGSIKPKIVFHQLTDLPAGLDPTKIEEALESNARLREVGTKNLVNSSIKAGVKKMIAQSIAFVYEPSSLPHTEESALLNFEDPVYGSTSKAVASLEEQVLNAPFVGIVLRNGLLYGNGTGFENPVDFVPPVHVEAAAHAAFLAINCITNNIYNISDVDSRISIQRAKTELEWNPDYRLN, from the coding sequence ATGATGGCTTGTAACAAAAAAATATTTGTAGCAGGAGCAACTGGTGTAATTGGTAGATCATTATGTAAGATGTTAGTAAAAAATGGCTGGACAGTATATGGAACAACAAGAAGTGAAAATAAAATAGAGATACTTAAGCAAATTGGTGTGGAGCCAGTTATTGTTGATGTTTATGATGAAAAAAAACTTGAAGAAGTTTTAGGTTCTATTAAACCTAAAATTGTATTTCATCAATTAACAGATTTACCAGCAGGTCTTGATCCAACTAAGATTGAAGAAGCATTAGAAAGTAATGCAAGGCTAAGAGAAGTTGGAACAAAAAATTTAGTTAATTCATCTATTAAAGCAGGTGTGAAAAAAATGATTGCTCAAAGTATTGCTTTTGTATATGAGCCTTCATCTTTACCTCATACAGAAGAATCTGCTTTATTGAATTTTGAAGATCCAGTATATGGAAGTACTTCCAAAGCAGTAGCTAGCTTGGAAGAGCAAGTTTTAAATGCTCCTTTTGTAGGAATAGTTCTTAGAAATGGATTGTTATACGGCAATGGAACTGGTTTTGAAAATCCTGTAGATTTTGTACCTCCAGTTCATGTGGAAGCAGCAGCACATGCAGCATTTTTAGCAATAAACTGTATTACAAATAATATTTATAATATTTCTGATGTAGATAGTAGGATTTCTATCCAAAGAGCAAAAACTGAGCTTGAATGGAATCCAGATTATAGATTAAATTAA
- a CDS encoding peroxiredoxin, whose protein sequence is MLVTKKAPDFTATAVLADGQISEDFNLYKNIGKNGAVLFFYPLDFTFVCPSEIIAFSNRIKDFEDRGIQVIGCSVDSQFSHFAWRETPVENGGIGRVKFPLVADITKQISKDFDVLFGDSVALRGSFLIDKDGTVRHAVINDLPLGRNIDEMIRMVDTMLFTNEHGEVCPAGWSKGDEGMKADKSGVAEYLAKNQDKL, encoded by the coding sequence ATGTTAGTAACAAAAAAAGCTCCAGATTTTACAGCAACAGCTGTATTAGCAGATGGTCAAATTTCAGAAGATTTTAACTTATATAAAAATATTGGGAAAAATGGTGCAGTATTATTTTTCTACCCATTGGATTTTACTTTTGTTTGTCCATCTGAAATAATTGCATTTTCAAACAGAATCAAAGATTTTGAAGATAGAGGAATTCAAGTAATTGGTTGTTCGGTTGATTCTCAATTCTCACACTTTGCATGGAGAGAAACTCCAGTTGAAAATGGTGGAATTGGAAGAGTTAAATTTCCATTAGTTGCAGATATTACAAAACAAATTTCAAAAGATTTTGATGTTTTATTTGGTGATTCAGTTGCATTAAGAGGTTCTTTTTTAATTGATAAAGATGGAACAGTAAGACATGCAGTTATCAACGATTTACCACTAGGAAGAAACATAGATGAGATGATTAGAATGGTTGATACTATGTTATTTACAAATGAGCATGGTGAAGTTTGTCCAGCTGGATGGTCAAAAGGTGACGAAGGAATGAAAGCTGATAAATCTGGTGTTGCTGAATATTTAGCTAAAAATCAAGATAAATTATAA
- a CDS encoding SRPBCC family protein, whose translation METFEKTTLIDCTAKDLFDFHLDTNNIKLITPKHTKVQLLDYEDNTYEGKIIKIKTTRAFISMNWIIKIEKLQYPNLMVDIGLKSPFSYWEHSHIFTQKGNLCELKDIIKFKLPFGIFGKIISQIVKKDIKNMFEYRHLQTKKYFSKKD comes from the coding sequence ATGGAAACATTTGAAAAAACTACTTTAATCGATTGTACAGCAAAAGATTTATTTGATTTTCATCTTGATACAAATAATATAAAATTAATTACTCCTAAGCATACAAAAGTACAGTTGTTGGATTATGAAGATAATACTTACGAAGGTAAAATCATAAAAATAAAAACTACAAGAGCTTTTATTTCCATGAATTGGATAATAAAAATAGAAAAATTACAATATCCAAATCTAATGGTTGATATTGGTTTAAAATCGCCTTTTTCTTATTGGGAACACAGTCATATATTTACTCAAAAGGGTAATTTATGTGAATTAAAAGATATTATTAAATTTAAATTACCTTTTGGTATATTTGGAAAAATAATCTCACAAATAGTTAAAAAAGATATAAAAAATATGTTTGAATATAGACATCTTCAAACAAAAAAATATTTTAGTAAAAAGGATTAA
- a CDS encoding cold-shock protein — protein sequence MADQNIGTVKWFNSEKGFGFIQIENGNDEFFIHHSEIQSSGYGRVSLDEGQRVSFEIGRNEKGPQAKNVRSI from the coding sequence ATGGCAGATCAAAATATCGGAACAGTAAAATGGTTCAATTCGGAAAAAGGTTTTGGATTTATCCAAATAGAAAATGGAAATGATGAATTCTTCATTCACCACAGTGAAATTCAAAGTTCTGGATACGGTAGAGTATCTTTAGATGAAGGGCAAAGAGTATCTTTCGAAATTGGAAGAAATGAAAAAGGTCCTCAAGCAAAAAACGTTAGATCAATATAA
- a CDS encoding retron St85 family effector protein, which translates to MSFYISDDELVNYFSKISFVFNNIKLIREHLDIIFVFGSADNSLNSGRSLFMNYINEKDTPFKFITIEKLYKDLRTFAFKTKGISSEKIKLAHLEYIAIKNAFSILIFPESPGSFAELGYFSAKEDTRKKIIVSNKLKYNIKSTYVNSIIEIIHQDKEIKEILYTDIESTLYFNQYIERLLDNYTDYNEEIFKAKDKVSNEMYQLSVLYEIIRLFPGLIYTELLFTVRYFFDKLSIKIDDVETYLKSMISLLVISNLIEREEFRYNQKTNNLFKVVDDNFSCFKFEHSEDDYLKILKHTSEFSKRKNLK; encoded by the coding sequence ATGAGTTTTTATATTAGTGATGATGAATTAGTCAATTATTTTTCTAAAATTTCATTTGTATTTAATAATATTAAGTTAATAAGAGAGCATTTAGATATTATTTTTGTTTTTGGAAGTGCTGATAATTCTCTAAATTCAGGAAGAAGTTTATTTATGAATTATATTAACGAGAAAGATACCCCATTCAAATTTATTACTATAGAAAAACTATATAAAGATTTGAGAACATTTGCATTTAAGACAAAAGGGATTAGTTCAGAAAAAATCAAATTGGCTCATCTTGAGTACATAGCAATAAAAAATGCTTTTTCTATTTTAATATTTCCAGAAAGCCCAGGTTCTTTTGCTGAATTAGGTTACTTTTCAGCTAAAGAAGATACGAGAAAAAAAATTATTGTTTCAAATAAATTAAAATATAATATTAAGTCAACATATGTTAACTCAATAATTGAAATTATCCATCAAGATAAAGAAATAAAGGAAATATTATATACAGATATTGAAAGTACATTATATTTTAATCAATATATAGAAAGGTTATTAGATAATTATACTGATTATAATGAAGAGATTTTTAAAGCTAAAGATAAGGTTAGTAATGAAATGTATCAATTATCTGTTTTATATGAAATCATAAGATTATTTCCAGGTTTAATTTATACAGAGCTTTTATTTACAGTAAGATATTTTTTTGATAAATTATCAATAAAGATTGATGATGTAGAAACATATTTAAAATCTATGATATCTTTATTAGTTATATCAAATTTAATTGAGAGAGAAGAATTTAGATACAATCAAAAAACAAACAATTTATTTAAAGTAGTTGATGATAATTTTTCTTGCTTCAAATTTGAGCATTCAGAAGATGATTATTTAAAAATACTGAAGCATACAAGTGAATTTTCTAAAAGGAAAAATCTAAAATGA
- a CDS encoding retron St85 family RNA-directed DNA polymerase, with product MIFLESICKRFEKNLNQIVDFSTTANKRYKTYKIKKRTSGTRTIEQPSQELKLYQKFISEKIFLNLPVHEAVFSYKKNISIKNLADKHKNNRYLLRIDFKDFFPSIKGDNIRLFLKNSNLKLSDLEITLINLFVCKNNKLTIGASSSPSITNAILFSFDDDVYKFCLEQNIIYSRYADDLYFSTNEEGILSSILEYVKNYIFSYKIDLHINYDKNIYTSKKHRRIITGLTITTDGNISVGRKQKQYIKSLINSYKYKCLEDEQINYLKGYLNFLVYIEPTYIDNLKNKYGEVIINELFINKFNNKCN from the coding sequence ATGATATTTTTAGAATCTATATGTAAAAGATTTGAAAAAAATTTAAATCAGATTGTTGATTTTTCGACTACAGCAAATAAAAGATATAAGACATATAAAATAAAAAAAAGAACTTCAGGTACAAGAACAATTGAGCAACCATCACAAGAATTAAAATTATATCAAAAATTTATAAGTGAAAAGATATTTCTCAATTTACCTGTACATGAAGCAGTTTTTTCATATAAAAAAAATATTTCAATTAAGAATTTAGCAGATAAACATAAAAATAATAGATATTTATTAAGAATAGATTTTAAAGACTTTTTTCCATCAATAAAGGGAGATAATATAAGATTATTTTTGAAAAATTCTAATTTAAAATTAAGTGATTTAGAAATAACTTTGATAAATTTGTTTGTTTGCAAAAATAATAAACTAACAATAGGAGCATCTTCCTCTCCATCGATAACAAATGCAATATTATTTAGTTTTGATGATGATGTTTATAAATTTTGCTTAGAACAAAATATTATATATTCTAGATATGCTGATGATTTATATTTCTCAACAAATGAGGAAGGAATACTTTCATCTATTTTGGAGTATGTAAAGAATTATATATTTTCATATAAAATAGATTTACATATTAATTATGATAAAAATATTTATACTTCTAAAAAACATAGAAGAATAATTACAGGTTTAACAATAACTACTGATGGTAATATTTCTGTAGGTAGAAAACAGAAACAATATATAAAAAGTTTAATTAATTCATATAAATATAAATGTTTAGAAGATGAACAAATTAATTATCTTAAAGGGTATTTAAATTTTTTGGTTTATATAGAACCTACTTATATTGATAATTTAAAAAACAAATATGGAGAAGTTATAATTAATGAATTGTTTATTAATAAGTTTAACAATAAATGTAATTGA
- a CDS encoding pentapeptide repeat-containing protein, giving the protein MLKIIKKNITFKNKKFSNFKNEIKDDLTKVEKIKFINCTFTNCFSDNLIINKNCEVIFEKCTIKGEFRHIFCESIIFKDSEIEKYYFNNPSEDKIKIKDLLFFNSKIDNLELEGVVLKEQLIKNNNNIKEKFKEIKSLILKNCSIEKNFIIDSSERKKENDSKRFKITKLDLTNSIFEENTKVKIQFCDVNDAIFYNTKFKDLADFYQSKFEKVNFERTDFEKISVFSESEFNCDLDFKYTKFLGKAIFRDTIVSGKFDLRNSIFDAEANFLDITSKSRKKYDEITNDYKFIGEPTDINVANRETARIIKNFYDNSNNIIEANRFYKLEMKKRMEEYNSLKKSDYRTFERLIFILHEWSSNHSQNWFLPFFWIVSLTFGYSLFACDFTNNSINNKIILDLIELTFDTTGVVTITFIINCIILAYLSYLILEKDNVIIHPILIYLLVSFYMLYVYFSSDLYLKSFANSLNPFSLMTGSEKITILGLCYKIAIAYLIYQLIVSIRQNTRRK; this is encoded by the coding sequence ATGCTAAAAATTATAAAAAAAAATATAACGTTCAAAAATAAAAAATTTTCTAATTTTAAAAATGAAATAAAAGATGATTTAACTAAAGTTGAAAAAATTAAATTTATTAATTGTACTTTTACTAATTGCTTTTCAGATAATTTAATAATAAATAAAAATTGTGAGGTGATTTTTGAAAAATGTACTATTAAAGGAGAATTTAGACACATATTTTGTGAATCAATTATTTTTAAAGATTCTGAAATTGAGAAGTATTATTTTAATAATCCTTCAGAAGATAAAATTAAAATAAAAGATTTATTATTTTTTAATTCAAAAATAGATAATTTAGAATTAGAAGGAGTTGTTCTTAAAGAACAACTTATAAAAAATAACAATAATATAAAAGAAAAATTTAAAGAGATTAAGTCTCTGATATTAAAAAATTGTTCAATAGAAAAAAATTTCATAATAGATTCATCAGAAAGAAAAAAGGAAAATGATTCTAAGCGATTCAAAATTACTAAATTAGATTTAACTAATTCCATATTTGAAGAAAATACAAAAGTAAAAATCCAATTCTGTGATGTAAATGATGCAATATTCTATAATACTAAATTTAAAGATTTAGCTGATTTTTATCAAAGTAAATTTGAAAAAGTTAATTTTGAGAGAACTGATTTTGAAAAAATATCAGTTTTTAGTGAATCAGAATTTAATTGTGACCTAGATTTTAAGTACACAAAGTTTTTGGGAAAAGCAATATTTAGGGATACTATAGTTTCTGGAAAGTTTGATTTAAGAAATTCTATTTTTGATGCCGAAGCAAATTTTTTAGATATTACATCGAAATCAAGAAAGAAGTATGATGAAATAACAAATGATTATAAATTTATTGGAGAACCAACTGATATAAATGTTGCCAATAGAGAGACAGCAAGAATTATTAAGAATTTTTATGATAATTCAAATAATATTATTGAGGCTAATAGATTTTATAAATTGGAAATGAAAAAAAGAATGGAAGAATATAATTCTTTGAAAAAAAGTGATTATAGAACATTTGAAAGATTAATATTCATACTACATGAATGGAGTTCTAATCATTCACAAAATTGGTTCTTGCCTTTTTTCTGGATTGTATCACTTACTTTTGGATATTCACTTTTTGCTTGTGATTTTACTAATAATTCTATTAATAATAAAATTATTTTAGATTTAATTGAATTAACATTTGACACTACAGGTGTTGTTACAATTACATTCATTATTAATTGTATTATATTAGCCTATCTTTCTTATTTAATATTAGAAAAAGACAACGTAATCATTCATCCTATACTTATTTATTTATTGGTTAGCTTTTATATGCTTTATGTGTATTTTTCATCTGATTTATATTTAAAATCTTTTGCAAATTCATTAAATCCATTTTCGCTAATGACTGGATCTGAAAAAATTACTATTTTAGGATTATGTTATAAAATAGCTATTGCATATCTAATTTATCAATTAATAGTTTCTATAAGACAAAATACAAGAAGGAAATAA